From the Mycobacteriales bacterium genome, one window contains:
- the hisN gene encoding histidinol-phosphatase, with protein MTDWAGDLEFAHALADAADVLSMARFHSDDLVVESKPDLTPVTDADRAVERELREQLERERPGDAVLGEEYGDTGDGSRRWVLDPIDGTKNYVRGVPVWSTLIALQQDERTVVGVVSAPALGRRWWAAEGAGAWTGSSVRDARACHVSKVSALSDAYLAYSSLFGWERRDRLPQFIDLLRTVWRTRGFGDFWQHMMVAEGVVDVSCEPEVYLWDLAPLQIVVSEAGGRFSDLSGVDRTDGGSVVCSNGLLHDAVLEAIGTTSGPAA; from the coding sequence GTGACCGACTGGGCCGGGGACCTCGAGTTCGCGCACGCCCTGGCCGACGCCGCCGACGTCCTCTCGATGGCGCGCTTCCACTCCGACGACCTCGTCGTGGAGAGCAAGCCCGACCTCACCCCGGTGACCGATGCCGACCGCGCGGTGGAACGCGAGCTGCGCGAGCAACTCGAGCGCGAACGGCCGGGAGATGCCGTGCTCGGCGAGGAGTACGGCGACACCGGGGACGGCTCGCGGCGTTGGGTTCTCGACCCGATCGACGGGACCAAGAACTACGTCCGCGGCGTGCCCGTCTGGTCGACGTTGATCGCGTTGCAGCAGGACGAGCGAACGGTCGTCGGCGTGGTGTCGGCACCAGCGCTCGGCCGGCGCTGGTGGGCCGCCGAAGGTGCTGGCGCCTGGACCGGTAGCTCGGTCCGCGACGCGCGCGCCTGCCACGTGTCGAAGGTCAGCGCGCTCTCCGACGCCTACCTCGCCTACAGCTCGCTGTTCGGCTGGGAACGGCGGGACCGGCTGCCGCAGTTCATCGACCTGTTGCGCACGGTCTGGCGGACCCGTGGTTTCGGCGACTTCTGGCAGCACATGATGGTGGCCGAGGGTGTCGTGGACGTCTCGTGCGAGCCCGAGGTCTACCTCTGGGACCTCGCTCCGCTGCAGATCGTGGTGAGCGAGGCCGGCGGGCGGTTCAGCGATTTGTCAGGTGTCGACCGCACCGACGGCGGCAGCGTGGTGTGCAGCAACGGGTTGCTGCACGACGCCGTGCTGGAGGCCATCGGAACGACGTCGGGACCGGCCGCCTAG